In Sphingobacterium thalpophilum, a genomic segment contains:
- the serC gene encoding 3-phosphoserine/phosphohydroxythreonine transaminase, translated as MKHNFGAGPCILPKEVFQQASEAVIDFNNTGLSILEISHRSKEFEAVIDEATQLVRELLAVPQGYSILFLQGGASLQFAMAPLNLLPEGGKAAYLDTGVWATKALKEAKKFGTVDVVASSIDKNYSYIPKGYAIPTDAAYFHYTANNTIYGTEVFDKPETALPVVVDMSSDIFSREINVADYDLIYAGAQKNMGPAGVTLVIVKDDILGKSGRILPSMLDYQLHINGGSMYNTPPVYSIFVSMLNLRWLKAKGGVSVLEQENIIKARALYDEIDRNPLFKGTAAVEDRSRMNVTFVMDTPELEAEFLALAKERNLIGIKGHRSVGGFRASIYNALPLSSVNALIDAMKEFEDTHTA; from the coding sequence ATGAAACATAATTTTGGAGCAGGTCCATGTATTCTGCCAAAGGAAGTATTTCAACAAGCCTCAGAAGCTGTAATTGATTTTAACAACACCGGTTTATCAATTTTAGAGATCTCTCACCGTTCCAAAGAGTTTGAAGCAGTGATAGATGAAGCCACACAATTAGTACGCGAGTTATTGGCAGTACCTCAGGGATATTCGATTCTTTTCCTTCAAGGAGGGGCAAGTTTGCAATTTGCAATGGCGCCGTTGAATCTTTTACCTGAAGGCGGTAAGGCTGCTTATTTGGATACGGGTGTATGGGCTACAAAAGCATTAAAAGAAGCTAAAAAATTCGGTACAGTAGATGTTGTAGCTTCGTCGATTGATAAAAATTATTCCTATATCCCTAAGGGATATGCCATCCCAACAGATGCGGCATATTTTCATTATACAGCCAACAATACCATTTACGGTACGGAGGTTTTTGATAAACCCGAAACCGCATTACCAGTGGTTGTTGACATGTCTTCTGATATTTTTTCACGTGAGATCAACGTTGCTGACTATGATTTGATTTATGCTGGTGCTCAAAAAAATATGGGGCCTGCAGGTGTTACACTCGTGATTGTTAAAGATGATATCTTAGGTAAATCAGGACGTATTCTTCCATCGATGTTGGATTATCAATTGCATATCAACGGTGGTTCAATGTACAATACACCACCGGTATATTCGATTTTTGTTTCGATGTTAAACCTTCGTTGGTTAAAAGCAAAAGGCGGTGTTTCGGTATTGGAACAAGAGAATATCATCAAAGCACGTGCTTTATACGATGAAATCGATCGCAACCCATTATTCAAAGGTACTGCTGCTGTAGAAGACCGTTCGCGCATGAATGTTACTTTTGTGATGGATACACCAGAGTTGGAAGCTGAATTTTTGGCTTTGGCGAAAGAACGTAATTTGATTGGCATCAAAGGTCACCGTTCTGTCGGTGGATTTAGAGCTTCAATCTACAATGCTTTACCATTGAGCAGCGTAAATGCGTTGATTGATGCCATGAAAGAATTTGAGGACACGCATACAGCCTAA
- the icd gene encoding NADP-dependent isocitrate dehydrogenase, with protein sequence MSNKITMSSEGTLQVPDFPTIPFIIGDGIGPDLWHAAVRVFDQAVEKTYGGQRKITWKEVLAGEKAFNETGEWLPKDTLNVLKEYLVGIKGPLTTPVGGGIRSLNVALRKDLDLYVCQRPTKWFEGVPSPVKHPEYVDMVIFRENTEDIYAGIEFQAGTAEANRFQDFLHDELDIDYNFSATTGVGVKLVSEEGSKRLVRAAIEHAIDHNLPSVTIVHKGNIMKFTEGAFKMWAYEVAETEFADKTYTWGQWERTKEEKDAEVANQEQKAALDSGKILIKDMIADNFLQQILLNPRDFSVVATLNLNGDYISDALAAMVGGIGIAPGANINFKTGHAVFEATHGTAPRFANTNTMNPSSVILSGVMLFEYLGWTEAAAAIVKALGETILAKTVTVDFYNLMDDATLVKTSEFADRIIEKI encoded by the coding sequence ATGTCAAATAAGATTACAATGTCAAGTGAAGGAACTTTACAGGTCCCAGATTTTCCAACAATTCCTTTTATTATCGGCGACGGCATTGGTCCTGACCTCTGGCATGCGGCAGTGCGTGTTTTTGATCAGGCGGTGGAGAAAACGTACGGCGGACAACGGAAAATAACATGGAAGGAGGTGTTGGCAGGTGAGAAAGCTTTCAACGAAACAGGCGAATGGCTACCAAAAGATACGCTGAATGTGTTAAAAGAGTACCTGGTTGGAATCAAAGGGCCGCTCACCACGCCAGTAGGCGGGGGAATCCGTTCGTTGAATGTTGCGTTGCGTAAGGATTTGGATCTCTATGTATGTCAACGCCCGACAAAATGGTTTGAGGGTGTACCTTCGCCAGTCAAACATCCCGAGTATGTGGATATGGTGATTTTTCGCGAAAATACCGAAGATATTTATGCTGGAATAGAGTTTCAGGCAGGAACAGCTGAAGCCAACAGATTCCAGGATTTCTTGCATGATGAGCTTGATATTGATTACAATTTCTCGGCCACGACAGGCGTCGGTGTCAAGCTGGTTTCTGAAGAGGGCTCCAAAAGATTAGTCCGTGCAGCGATAGAACATGCTATTGATCACAATTTGCCTTCCGTGACGATTGTCCACAAAGGAAATATCATGAAATTTACGGAGGGGGCTTTTAAGATGTGGGCGTATGAGGTTGCTGAAACGGAATTTGCCGACAAAACCTATACGTGGGGACAGTGGGAGCGAACGAAAGAGGAAAAGGATGCTGAGGTTGCTAACCAAGAGCAAAAAGCGGCCTTGGATTCCGGTAAAATCTTGATTAAAGATATGATTGCCGACAATTTTTTACAGCAGATCCTGCTGAATCCACGGGATTTTTCTGTTGTAGCAACGTTGAATCTGAACGGTGATTATATTTCTGATGCGCTGGCAGCAATGGTTGGCGGTATAGGGATCGCACCGGGTGCTAATATCAATTTTAAAACCGGGCACGCTGTCTTTGAAGCCACCCATGGTACTGCACCTCGCTTTGCAAATACCAATACCATGAATCCTTCGTCGGTTATTTTAAGCGGTGTTATGCTATTCGAATACCTCGGCTGGACCGAAGCGGCGGCGGCAATTGTTAAGGCCTTAGGAGAAACGATATTGGCTAAAACGGTGACGGTGGATTTTTACAATTTGATGGATGATGCGACCTTGGTCAAAACAAGCGAATTTGCAGATCGAATTATTGAAAAAATATAA
- a CDS encoding cation:proton antiporter, with the protein MNKTFEHISHAFEAPLQNPVLIFSLVLFIILLSPIVLRPIKVPGIIGLIISGVIIGPHGLNWLEKNSAITLFSTIGLLYIMFIAGLELDMNEFKKTKNKSLLFGFLTFIVPISIGYPVCHFLLGYGVLPSLLISSMFATHTLVSYPIVNSYGISKMEAVAITIGGTILTDTAVLIILAVITGVSQGNIGNEFWITLTISFAIFLFIMFGVIPRIAKWFFERLGSEKTSNYIFVLSVVFFAAFLAEIAGLEPIIGAFVAGLALNKLIPYSSALMNRIEFIGNAIFIPFFLISVGMIVDVSVILKGPQALIIAGTLTVVAIVGKYVAAWLTQIVFKYSRGQRNLIFGLSSAHAAATLAVIMVGHKNGIIDENVLNGTILLILVTCIVATVVTGNASRKVVLDGEQDEEHTDVVKEKDENILISIANMDNMEPILDFSTYIKSKKCSYPVNIVSVVKDNEQAQLNMSKARKNLDNMVRYASGSETSVNISATIDLNIASGVARSAKEVSANCIVLGWPSAANFMDKFVGEKTESILNRTSANVMLCHFKKPFISNKSIVVFAPPMCEAEFGFEYWLEKVVKFAQELSLSITFVVDTRSAAAIEEHLVELKNSVPVTFKHYDNWDNLQGLKAFKEEDAMFIFVSARNGEVSYRDSLDGVAKKLDRIYANENLVLVFPSRVENAHIDEYEDVEAAPIFRKISKEIGNMFNKG; encoded by the coding sequence ATGAATAAAACTTTTGAGCATATTTCCCACGCCTTCGAAGCACCTTTACAAAATCCTGTACTTATATTTTCACTGGTACTTTTTATTATCCTGTTATCACCGATTGTACTGCGACCGATTAAGGTTCCGGGGATTATAGGATTAATTATATCCGGCGTTATTATTGGACCGCATGGACTAAATTGGCTGGAAAAAAACTCGGCCATAACGCTTTTTTCAACAATAGGCCTGCTCTATATCATGTTTATTGCCGGGCTCGAGTTGGACATGAATGAATTTAAAAAGACAAAAAATAAGAGCTTGCTCTTTGGCTTTTTGACATTCATCGTGCCGATCAGTATTGGCTATCCCGTTTGTCACTTTTTATTGGGTTACGGTGTTTTGCCGAGTTTGTTGATATCAAGCATGTTTGCTACCCATACGCTGGTTTCTTATCCCATCGTCAATAGCTATGGTATTTCAAAAATGGAGGCTGTTGCGATTACGATCGGTGGAACAATCCTGACCGATACGGCCGTGCTGATTATTCTTGCTGTAATTACTGGCGTTTCTCAGGGAAATATAGGTAATGAATTTTGGATTACCCTGACGATTTCCTTTGCTATCTTTCTGTTTATCATGTTTGGTGTTATTCCGAGGATCGCGAAATGGTTTTTTGAGCGCTTGGGGAGTGAGAAGACGTCCAATTATATCTTCGTTCTCTCGGTTGTGTTTTTTGCGGCATTTTTGGCAGAAATTGCCGGCCTTGAGCCGATTATTGGGGCTTTCGTTGCCGGTCTGGCCCTCAATAAACTGATTCCATATTCTTCGGCTTTGATGAATCGGATCGAGTTTATCGGTAATGCGATTTTTATTCCTTTCTTCTTGATATCTGTGGGCATGATTGTCGATGTCAGCGTAATCTTGAAAGGGCCGCAGGCCCTTATTATTGCCGGAACACTGACCGTTGTGGCTATCGTCGGAAAATATGTGGCCGCCTGGCTGACACAGATCGTTTTTAAATACAGCCGTGGTCAACGTAACCTAATATTTGGTTTAAGTAGTGCACATGCTGCGGCAACACTGGCCGTTATTATGGTTGGACATAAGAACGGCATTATCGATGAGAATGTGCTTAATGGTACGATTCTGCTGATTTTGGTGACCTGCATTGTCGCCACGGTGGTGACGGGAAATGCCTCACGTAAAGTGGTTCTGGATGGCGAACAGGACGAAGAACATACCGATGTGGTAAAGGAAAAAGATGAAAACATCTTGATTTCTATCGCTAATATGGATAATATGGAGCCGATTCTGGATTTTTCAACCTATATTAAAAGCAAGAAATGTTCCTATCCTGTCAATATTGTGTCCGTTGTGAAAGATAATGAACAGGCACAATTAAACATGTCCAAAGCACGGAAGAACCTGGACAATATGGTCAGGTATGCTTCGGGTAGTGAAACAAGTGTGAATATAAGTGCTACAATAGATTTAAACATTGCCAGCGGGGTTGCGCGGTCGGCAAAAGAGGTTTCTGCCAATTGTATTGTTTTGGGCTGGCCAAGTGCGGCCAATTTTATGGATAAGTTTGTCGGGGAGAAAACGGAAAGTATTTTAAATAGAACCTCGGCTAATGTGATGTTATGTCATTTTAAAAAACCTTTTATTTCGAATAAGTCGATTGTCGTTTTTGCACCACCGATGTGCGAGGCGGAATTTGGTTTCGAATACTGGCTGGAGAAGGTGGTCAAGTTTGCCCAGGAATTATCCCTGTCTATCACTTTTGTGGTTGATACACGTTCTGCCGCTGCCATTGAAGAACATCTCGTCGAATTGAAAAATTCTGTTCCTGTCACATTCAAACATTACGACAACTGGGACAATTTACAGGGCCTTAAAGCGTTTAAGGAGGAGGATGCGATGTTTATTTTTGTGTCGGCTAGAAATGGAGAAGTTTCCTATCGGGATTCGCTGGATGGAGTAGCAAAGAAATTAGATCGTATTTATGCAAACGAAAATCTTGTTTTAGTGTTTCCTAGTAGAGTGGAAAATGCGCACATCGACGAATATGAAGATGTTGAAGCTGCACCAATCTTTAGAAAAATTAGCAAAGAAATCGGAAATATGTTTAATAAGGGATAG
- a CDS encoding ABC transporter permease — translation MNFPYFLANRIAFSGKRTFSKLIVRVTIGAIALAIAAIIISIAVLRGFKGEIISKQRSFFADVLVLRYDLNKSYENSPITLAPEVRKSILAIPQVNSISSFATKAGIINVNNEVEGVVLKGIDSLYNQQPFQGMLVEGNMIDFKSDNADNQILVSKYLADRLLLKVGDDFIMYFVQDPIRKRKFVIKGIFNTGSEELDKVYVIGSLNVIRKLSNLDDHEVGGYEIRIKDFSQLERTTNKVEDLLPIDMQAINIKDQVPDIFQWLELLDMNTKIIFILMTVVAIINMISALLITILERTSMIGILKALGYHNAGIRRVFMYSALYLIGLGLLIGNLIGLGFYFFQDFTHFFKLDEKTYYISYVAVQLQWSDVILVNLAVVFIGMISLFIPSMLITKISPIKAISFK, via the coding sequence TTGAATTTTCCTTATTTTTTAGCAAATCGGATCGCATTTTCTGGAAAAAGAACGTTCTCAAAATTGATCGTTCGGGTGACTATTGGTGCCATTGCTCTTGCTATTGCAGCGATTATTATATCTATTGCGGTATTGCGCGGATTTAAGGGAGAGATTATCAGTAAGCAACGGAGTTTTTTTGCCGATGTATTGGTTTTACGTTACGACCTGAATAAGTCTTACGAAAATTCGCCCATAACACTTGCACCGGAGGTCCGCAAGTCCATATTGGCAATTCCTCAAGTCAATTCCATCAGTTCCTTTGCAACCAAGGCCGGAATCATCAATGTCAACAATGAAGTGGAAGGCGTGGTTCTCAAGGGTATCGATTCATTGTATAATCAGCAGCCGTTTCAAGGTATGCTGGTGGAAGGGAATATGATAGACTTTAAATCGGATAATGCCGATAATCAGATTTTAGTCTCTAAGTATCTCGCAGATCGATTGCTCTTAAAAGTCGGTGACGATTTTATTATGTATTTCGTGCAGGATCCTATACGCAAACGTAAATTTGTCATTAAGGGCATTTTTAATACAGGCTCTGAAGAATTAGATAAGGTCTATGTGATCGGGTCTCTCAATGTCATCCGCAAACTGAGCAACCTCGATGATCATGAGGTAGGGGGCTATGAGATTCGGATCAAAGATTTTAGTCAGCTCGAACGGACAACAAACAAGGTTGAAGACCTGTTGCCTATCGATATGCAGGCAATCAATATCAAGGATCAGGTTCCCGATATTTTTCAATGGCTGGAACTGCTGGATATGAACACCAAAATCATTTTTATACTGATGACGGTGGTAGCTATTATCAATATGATTTCCGCCTTGCTGATCACCATTCTTGAGCGGACTTCAATGATCGGTATTTTAAAGGCTTTGGGGTATCACAATGCCGGAATTCGCCGTGTTTTCATGTACAGTGCTTTGTACCTGATCGGCCTCGGATTGTTAATCGGTAATCTTATTGGCCTCGGTTTTTACTTTTTTCAGGATTTTACCCATTTCTTTAAATTGGATGAGAAGACCTACTATATCTCCTATGTGGCCGTTCAACTTCAATGGTCTGATGTGATTCTTGTCAATTTGGCTGTTGTGTTTATCGGAATGATCTCTTTATTTATTCCGTCAATGCTAATTACCAAAATTAGTCCGATTAAAGCCATTTCTTTTAAGTAA
- the fmt gene encoding methionyl-tRNA formyltransferase: MRIIFMGTPDFAVASLEALIQSGEQVVAVVTVPDKPAGRGQKIHESAVKIFAKQHNIPVLQPVKLRDEAFLNDLKSFQADLQVVVAFRMLPEIVWNMPKFGTINVHASLLPQYRGAAPINHAIINGEKESGVTTFLLQHEIDTGNILLSKKVAIKETDNAGDLHDNLMVAGAETLLQTIQQLKAGTLQPKPQDVLLTTEPLKHAPKIFKEDCKINWDQPTAQVYNFIRGLSPYPAAFTLLNDKVLKIYRTEKELAHTATIPGTVETDKKSFLKIATQDGYIVISDLQLEGKKRMNVVDFLKGYRF, from the coding sequence ATGCGTATTATTTTCATGGGTACTCCCGATTTTGCTGTAGCTTCACTTGAAGCACTGATTCAGTCTGGCGAACAAGTTGTCGCTGTGGTTACTGTACCGGATAAACCTGCAGGACGCGGACAAAAAATACATGAATCTGCGGTGAAAATATTTGCTAAACAACATAACATCCCAGTTCTTCAACCCGTGAAACTTCGCGATGAAGCATTTCTGAATGACCTCAAAAGTTTTCAGGCGGACCTACAGGTTGTGGTGGCATTTCGTATGCTACCTGAGATCGTCTGGAATATGCCTAAATTTGGAACGATCAACGTCCATGCCTCACTCCTTCCACAATACCGGGGTGCAGCACCGATAAATCATGCCATCATCAATGGAGAGAAAGAATCGGGCGTAACGACATTTTTACTACAGCACGAAATCGATACGGGAAACATCTTATTGTCGAAGAAAGTTGCCATCAAAGAAACAGATAACGCCGGTGATCTTCACGATAACCTCATGGTGGCTGGAGCAGAAACGCTCCTTCAAACCATCCAGCAATTGAAGGCCGGAACCTTGCAGCCTAAACCTCAAGACGTCCTTCTCACCACGGAGCCGCTCAAACATGCACCAAAAATTTTCAAAGAAGACTGTAAAATAAACTGGGATCAGCCCACTGCGCAGGTTTATAACTTCATTCGCGGTTTAAGCCCTTATCCAGCGGCATTTACCCTCTTAAATGATAAGGTACTAAAAATCTATCGCACAGAAAAAGAGCTTGCCCATACAGCTACAATACCGGGAACCGTAGAAACTGACAAGAAAAGTTTCTTAAAAATTGCGACACAAGACGGCTATATTGTCATTTCTGATCTTCAACTCGAAGGCAAAAAAAGAATGAATGTAGTCGATTTTTTAAAAGGCTATCGATTTTAA
- a CDS encoding helix-turn-helix transcriptional regulator, translating into MPILIHLDKIMKEKKMSLNQLSDNVGITLSNLSIIKNQKAKALRLDTLEAICKALDCQPGDLLQYYDGGDEKG; encoded by the coding sequence ATGCCAATCTTAATTCACTTGGATAAAATAATGAAAGAGAAAAAGATGTCGCTTAACCAATTGAGTGACAACGTCGGAATTACCCTTTCCAATCTTTCAATCATCAAGAATCAAAAGGCGAAGGCATTGCGATTAGATACTCTTGAAGCGATATGCAAAGCGCTAGACTGCCAGCCTGGTGATCTGCTGCAATATTATGATGGTGGTGATGAAAAAGGTTAA
- a CDS encoding RNA polymerase sigma factor RpoD/SigA — protein MRQLKITQSITNRESQSLDKYLHEIGKVDLITAEEEVELAQRIREGDQVALEKLTKTNLRFVVSVAKQYQNQGLTLGDLINEGNLGLIKAAKRFDETKGFKFISYAVWWIRQSILQAIAEQSRIVRLPLNQVGSLSKISKAFSKLEQEYEREPSPEELADILETTVDKVSDTLSNSGRHVSMDAPFVQGEENTLLDVLENHDPDTDSSLIDESLSEEIKRSLATLTEREREIIVLFFGLGSNHQLSLEEIGEKFNLTRERVRQIKDKALQRLRHTSRSKILKSYLG, from the coding sequence ATGAGACAGCTCAAAATTACACAATCTATCACCAATCGTGAGTCACAGTCTTTGGACAAATACTTACACGAAATTGGTAAAGTAGACTTAATTACAGCAGAAGAAGAAGTAGAATTAGCACAGCGTATCCGCGAAGGCGATCAAGTTGCCTTGGAAAAATTGACTAAAACCAACCTTCGTTTCGTAGTATCAGTAGCAAAACAATATCAAAATCAAGGTTTAACCTTAGGTGATTTAATCAATGAAGGTAACCTGGGCTTAATTAAAGCGGCTAAACGTTTTGACGAAACAAAGGGGTTTAAATTCATTTCTTATGCCGTTTGGTGGATTCGCCAATCTATTCTTCAAGCAATTGCTGAACAATCGCGTATCGTACGTCTGCCATTGAATCAAGTTGGTTCATTGAGCAAAATCAGTAAGGCTTTCTCAAAACTAGAACAAGAATACGAACGGGAACCATCTCCAGAAGAATTGGCGGATATCCTTGAAACTACAGTAGACAAGGTTTCGGATACGCTAAGCAACTCTGGCCGTCACGTATCTATGGACGCTCCCTTTGTTCAAGGTGAAGAAAACACACTTTTGGACGTTTTGGAGAACCATGATCCAGACACAGACAGTTCTTTGATTGATGAATCTCTGTCAGAAGAAATCAAACGATCATTGGCAACATTAACAGAAAGAGAACGTGAAATTATCGTGCTTTTCTTTGGCTTAGGTTCCAATCACCAATTGTCGTTAGAGGAAATCGGAGAAAAATTCAATTTAACACGTGAGCGCGTTCGTCAGATTAAAGATAAAGCTCTTCAACGTTTGAGACACACTTCAAGAAGCAAAATCTTAAAATCCTATTTGGGTTAA
- a CDS encoding IS1182 family transposase, which translates to MPSQRATFKPYYQDQIMAIPPTLDELVSKGHPVRIVNDVINRINIQSLLDAYKIKGCSSYHPQMLLKVLVFGYVSNVYSSRKLETACRENINFMWLSGMSYPDHNTINRFRGVRLKEALRCVFEEVVKLLSEEGLLSIEDVYTDGTKIEANANKYTFVWKKAIQTNKEKMKAALKDIWEYAQSIAKAEDNLPEPPDLTTIDREKVQATVDNLNRVLSDKPSVSKKMRAKLRYATKNYPAKIVQYEEQEVTLGDRNSYSKTDPDATFMRMKEDHMKNGQLKPGYNIQISTSNQYIVNYTIHPNPTDTTTLPGHLAQHEASFGEILKTITADAGYGSQENYALLEGKNIGAYVKYGMFDKEQKKSYSGKKPFSVDKLHYNPAKDCYICPMGQEMNCIGLFTQKTSTGFEQKIKRYQAKNCTNCPLNGACHKSQGNRIIQINEQLEAYKDRAYGLLNSDVGIAKRKQRCHDVEPVFGNIKQNHGFRRFMLRGKEKVSIEWGLLAIAQNLRKKAA; encoded by the coding sequence ATGCCATCTCAAAGAGCTACTTTTAAGCCTTACTATCAGGACCAGATCATGGCCATTCCTCCAACTTTGGACGAACTGGTGTCCAAAGGTCATCCGGTACGTATCGTTAACGATGTAATCAACCGGATCAACATCCAGTCCCTATTGGACGCTTATAAGATAAAAGGCTGCTCCAGTTATCATCCGCAGATGTTGTTGAAAGTTTTGGTGTTTGGCTACGTAAGCAATGTCTACAGCAGTCGCAAATTGGAAACGGCGTGCCGGGAGAACATCAATTTCATGTGGCTGAGCGGCATGAGCTATCCCGACCACAATACCATCAACAGATTTCGAGGCGTTCGTTTGAAAGAAGCACTTCGTTGTGTATTTGAAGAAGTTGTCAAACTCCTGTCCGAAGAAGGTCTGCTGAGTATAGAAGATGTTTACACCGATGGCACCAAGATTGAAGCCAATGCTAACAAATACACCTTTGTCTGGAAAAAAGCTATCCAGACCAATAAGGAGAAGATGAAAGCTGCCTTAAAAGATATTTGGGAATACGCCCAAAGTATCGCCAAAGCAGAGGACAACCTTCCGGAACCTCCCGATCTGACAACAATTGACCGCGAAAAAGTTCAGGCTACTGTCGATAACCTGAACCGGGTCTTGTCCGATAAACCTTCGGTAAGCAAGAAGATGAGGGCAAAGTTGCGCTATGCGACTAAAAACTACCCGGCCAAGATTGTTCAATATGAAGAGCAGGAAGTAACGCTTGGAGATAGAAATAGTTATAGCAAGACAGATCCCGATGCTACTTTTATGCGCATGAAAGAGGATCATATGAAAAATGGCCAGCTCAAACCAGGTTATAACATTCAGATATCTACTTCCAATCAATACATCGTCAATTACACCATACATCCCAACCCCACAGATACCACAACGCTACCCGGTCATCTGGCACAACATGAGGCGAGCTTTGGGGAAATACTGAAAACCATTACCGCAGATGCTGGCTATGGCAGCCAGGAGAACTATGCGTTACTAGAAGGGAAAAACATTGGGGCCTATGTGAAATATGGTATGTTTGACAAGGAGCAGAAAAAGAGTTATTCGGGCAAGAAGCCATTCTCCGTTGATAAACTACATTATAACCCTGCAAAAGATTGCTATATCTGTCCAATGGGACAGGAAATGAACTGCATAGGTCTATTTACACAAAAGACCTCCACAGGTTTCGAGCAAAAAATAAAAAGATATCAGGCAAAAAACTGCACAAACTGCCCATTGAACGGTGCTTGCCACAAATCACAGGGCAATAGAATCATCCAGATAAATGAACAGCTTGAGGCTTATAAAGACAGAGCATACGGATTGCTTAACAGCGATGTCGGTATAGCCAAAAGAAAACAGCGATGTCACGATGTCGAACCAGTCTTTGGAAACATAAAACAGAACCACGGGTTCCGAAGATTTATGCTCCGCGGTAAGGAAAAAGTGTCCATAGAATGGGGTTTATTGGCTATAGCGCAAAATCTAAGGAAAAAAGCAGCTTAA